The genomic region ATGAACCCAGTTGCCGAAAAGCTCACCGGTTACCGGGAATCCGAAGTTCTCGATACGGATGCCTTTGATATCGTGGTAGTGGATGCCCGGTATACCCGCTGGAGCAGGATTATTCATGAAGTCAGCAAAGGTTCCGCAGTTCCACCAGAGGAAGTGGACATTCTTGCGAAGGACGGATCCGTCCGGCGCTGGCTGGTAAACGCCGCACCAATTCCCGCAGCAGAAACCCGGAAAAAGGATATTGTGCTCGTCGCTATCGATATTACCGAGAAAGCGGATCTGGAGCGGCGAATGATCCAGTCGGAAAAGCTCGTAACGCTGGGGGAGATGGCCGCCGGCATTGTGCATGAACTGAATAATCCCCTCACGGTACTGAGTGGGGCGACCGACATGCTGCTTAAGCTGGTAGATTCGGTGGGCGGAGCGGAACTGGTAGCCCGGCCCGCACGGTTTGCGCGGGAATCGCTGGACCGTATCCAACAGCTTGCACGGAACCTGATGAATTATGCCCGCCCCGGTGGCGACGAAGACCGGGAACTCGTGGATGTAAACCGGGCTATTGAAGCCGCCTTGTCGTTCAGCGAATACGAACTGTCCCGCGAGGGAGTGAAGATTGAGCCAAATCTCGGGAACCGGCTGCCACCAGTCCGGGGGTCGGGCAGCGAGTTACAGCAGATCATTATCAATCTGCTTCAGAACGCCCGGCAGGCCATGCAAAGCCAGCCTGGTTCACGCAGGATCCGAGTCGAGACTGGCATGGAAGGCAACCAAGTCCGGATTACGGTCTCTGATAGCGGCCCGGGAGTGCCCGAAAAACTTCAGCAACGGATTTTTGAGCCATTT from Deltaproteobacteria bacterium harbors:
- a CDS encoding PAS domain S-box protein, producing MVERKLPSRKKTARNAGLVQALTRLSQSVSAGRNGGSIGRDFRELLARHFPGVHIALIMPQETAGVATVEFGSGLLRKVEGKQFQINQIERTFGRPRPGDAPKLIRDLSSISPYRPLTPDAKALCIMAVAGHSSRLGYLWAEFSNDSWKDTERTGVLQLAATQFAAIQKLQRLGTERDRLNARLNGIIHNTNAAIVIVDGQRRVKMMNPVAEKLTGYRESEVLDTDAFDIVVVDARYTRWSRIIHEVSKGSAVPPEEVDILAKDGSVRRWLVNAAPIPAAETRKKDIVLVAIDITEKADLERRMIQSEKLVTLGEMAAGIVHELNNPLTVLSGATDMLLKLVDSVGGAELVARPARFARESLDRIQQLARNLMNYARPGGDEDRELVDVNRAIEAALSFSEYELSREGVKIEPNLGNRLPPVRGSGSELQQIIINLLQNARQAMQSQPGSRRIRVETGMEGNQVRITVSDSGPGVPEKLQQRIFEPFFTSRRKSGGSGLGLYIVKNIATRHGGEVRLETQSPIGGAAFSVLLPAEAKD